In Oryza sativa Japonica Group chromosome 3, ASM3414082v1, one DNA window encodes the following:
- the LOC4332524 gene encoding trihelix transcription factor ENAP2-like, with protein sequence MSSSKPSPQQHQQQRANEWWSDGETAALIDAWGPPHVARSRGPLPAKDWRAAASAVNARRAAAGRRHNRTRAQCRARVQTLKERYKRELAKPPPSGWRHFSRLQEFLLAGPPPGFPPKTMPPASVKKEEEEECQDEAVGGGGGSGGLLGRWVVPTRPRNGAAAWCPVGVVVTKLAEVYERVELARLEVEKEKVAMEMEKAMQEAVKLKEEKLDT encoded by the coding sequence ATGTCCAGCAGCAAGCCATCGccgcagcagcatcagcagcagcggGCAAACGAGTGGTGGAGCGACGGCGAGACGGCGGCGCTCATCGACGCGTGGGGCCCGCCGCACGTCGCCCGCAGCCGCGGGCCCCTCCCCGCCAAGGATTGGCGCGCCGCGGCCAGCGCCGTGaacgcgcgccgcgccgccgccggccgccgccacaacCGCACCCGCGCGCAGTGCAGGGCCCGCGTCCAGACGCTCAAGGAGCGGTACAAGAGGGAGctcgccaagccgccgccgtcggggtgGCGCCACTTCTCCCGCCTCCAGGAATTCCTCCTGGCCGGCCCGCCCCCCGGCTTCCCGCCCAAGACGATGCCGCCCGCCTCCgtcaagaaggaggaggaggaggaatgccaggacgaggcggtcggcggcggcggcggcagcggcgggttgCTGGGCCGCTGGGTTGTCCCGACGAGGCCGAGGAACGGGGCCGCGGCGTGGTGCccggtgggggtggtggtgacGAAGCTGGCGGAGGTGTACGAGCGCGTGGAGTTGGCGAGGCTGGAagtggagaaggagaaggtggcgatggagatggagaaggcCATGCAGGAAGCCGTTAAGCTGAAGGAGGAGAAGCTGGACACCTGA
- the LOC4332525 gene encoding trihelix transcription factor ENAP2-like, translating into MATRRRAAAPPQPPAWTPEPWSDGETSALLDAWGPRHIRAAGGPLRTADWRACAAAVTARRAAAGRAPRTVDQCKNRLDYLKKRLKAERSRSKGAPAPPPPPPSVDRLRALLRLAPSVPPGFTSRGGAMPKVGEEEQEEEEEKAESFAAPLPRSWPSVPKRPRTAVALLPLSSSSGHQHGDGGGTPCTEVAAALDRLAGTYERVEVAKQKEATRLEERRLEAMRDLEIERMRILVDVAISASAVADTATAASSS; encoded by the exons atggccacccgccgccgcgccgcggcgccgccgcagccgccggcgtGGACCCCGGAGCCGTGGAGCGACGGCGAGACGTCCGCGCTGCTCGACGCGTGGGGCCCGCGGCACATCCGCGCGGCCGGGGGCCCCCTCCGCACCGCCGACTGGCGCGCCTGCgcggccgccgtcaccgcccgccgcgccgccgccgggcgcgcGCCGCGCACCGTCGACCAGTGCAAGAATCGCTTGGATTACCTCAAGAAGCGCCTCAAGGCCGAGCGCTCCAGGTCCAAGGGGGccccggccccgccgccgccgccgccctcggtcGATCGCCTCCGcgcgctcctccgcctcgcccccTCCGTTCCCCCCGGATTCACttcccgcggcggcgccatgccaaaggtgggagaggaggagcaggaggaggaagaggagaaggcgGAGTCCTTCGCGGCTCCTCTGCCCCGTTCCTGGCCGTCGGTGCCGAAGCGgccgaggacggcggtggcgttgCTACCGTTGAGCTCCTCCTCGGGGCATCAGCACGGGGACGGAGGAGGGACGCCGTgcacggaggtggcggcggcgctggataGGCTCGCCGGAACATACGAGCGGGTGGAGGTGGCGAAGCAGAAGGAGGCGACGCGGCTGGAGGAGCGGCGCCTGGAGGCCATGCGCGATCTCGAGATCGAGCGCATGCGGATTCTCGTCGATGTCGccatctccgcctccgccgtcgccgacacTGCCACGGCGGCGTCCTCTAGTTG A
- the LOC4332526 gene encoding importin subunit beta-1, with protein sequence MDITQVLLAAQSHDGQLRTVAEENLKQFQQQNFPHFLQTLSVELSNDENPPESRRLAGILLKNSLDAKESTRKEEFVQRWMNVDPAIKSQVKESLLITLGSPVFEARRSSSQVIAKVAAIEIPHQGWPELIVNLLTNMTKPDAPPCLKQATLDCLGYVCEEISPEDLEQDQVNAVLTAVVQGMNHVENNSDVRLAAVKALYNALDFAETNFQNELERNYIMKVVCETAMCKEADIRKAAFECLVSIASIYYDLLEPYMQTIFELTSNAARVDEEPVALQAVEFWSTVCDEEIARQEESKESGVFSSSCHFHFIEKALPSLVPMLLETLMKQEEDQDQDDGIWNISMSGGTCLGLVAITVQDAIVPLVMPFIEGNITKPDWHSREAATFAFGSILEGPSVQKLTPLVHAGFDFLLNATKDQNNHVKDTTAWTLSRIFEFLHSPTSGFSVVTDANVPYVIQILLTSIKDSPNVSEKICGAVYFLAQGYEDAGSISSVLTPYLGEIISALLATADRSDSNNSRLCASAYETLNEIVRCSHISENLNMIVQLLQEILKRLNQTFEIQITSSDDKEKQSDLQALLCGVAQVILQKFSSCHEKSAILHFADQMMVLFLRVFSCNSSNVHEEAMLAIGALAYATGPEFVKYMPEFHKYLEMGLQNFGAYQVCCVSVGVVGDICHALDDKVLPYCDGIMSTLLKDLSSPELHRSVKPPILSCIGDIALTMGEHFEKYVPYTMPMLQGAAELCFRMDAPDDDSIEYQNELSRSIFEAYSGILQGFKNSKSELMVPYAGNIFQFVELVLKDNLLRNESVTKAGVAMVGDLADALGPNIKLLFKDSKFHSELLGQCCQSDDEQLRETASWVQGVITRVLVS encoded by the exons ATGGATATCACACAGGTTCTGCTAGCTGCGCAGTCACATGACGGTCAGCTACGAACTGTTGCTGAGGAAAATCTCAAGCAATTTCAGCAGCAGAATTTTCCACATTTTCTTCAAACGCTATCAGTTGAGCTGTCCAATGATGAGAACCCTCCTGAATCTCGAAGGCTTGCTGGTATTTTGCTTAAGAATTCCTTGGATGCAAAAGAATCAACTAGGAAAGAGGAATTTGTACAACGTTGGATGAATGTGGATCCTGCAATCAAATCACAAGTTAAAGAGTCCCTGCTGATTACCCTTGGATCACCGGTGTTTGAAGCCCGGCGCAGCTCTTCACAAGTCATTGCCAAGGTTGCTGCCATTGAGATCCCTCATCAAGGATGGCCGGAACTCATAGTCAACTTGTTAACTAACATGACAAAGCCAGATGCACCCCCTTGTCTGAAGCAGGCTACCCTGGATTGCCTTGGATATGTCTGTGAGGAGATATCCCCTGAGGATTTGGAACAGGATCAAGTTAATGCTGTTCTTACTGCTGTGGTCCAGGGTATGAATCACGTGGAGAACAATTCTGATGTTCGCCTTGCTGCTGTGAAAGCACTCTACAATGCTCTTGATTTTGCGGAAACAAATTTTCAAAATGAGCTAGAGCGGAATTACATAATGAAGGTTGTTTGTGAGACTGCCATGTGTAAGGAGGCTGATATTAGAAAGGCTGCATTTGAGTGTCTGGTCTCGATAGCATCCATATACTATGATCTTCTAGAGCCATACATGCAGACTATATTTGAGCTGACCTCAAATGCTGCCAGGGTAGATGAAGAACCTGTTGCCCTTCAAGCTGTTGAGTTTTGGAGCACTGTCTGTGATGAAGAAATTGCTAGGCAGGAAGAGAGCAAAGAATCTGGTGTTTTCAGTTCTTCATGTCATTTTCATTTTATTGAAAAGGCCCTTCCTTCTCTTGTTCCTATGCTTCTAGAAACACTCATGAAGCAAGAGGAGGATCAGGACCAAGATGATGGAATTTGGAATATATCGATGTCTGGGGGTACCTGTCTTGGACTTGTTGCAATAACTGTCCAGGATGCTATTGTTCCACTTGTGATGCCTTTTATAGAGGGGAACATAACAAAGCCTGATTGGCACAGCAGGGAGGCTGCAACTTTTGCATTTGGTTCTATACTTGAGGGTCCTTCTGTTCAAAAGCTCACACCATTGGTTCATGCTGGTTTTGATTTCTTGCTTAATGCAACCAAAGATCAAAACAACCATGTCAAGGATACAACAGCATGGACACTTTCTAGGATATTTGAGTTTCTGCACTCACCAACCAGTGGGTTTTCAGTTGTGACAGATGCAAACGTTCCCTATGTCATACAAATACTGTTGACAAGTATCAAAGACTCCCCTAATGTGTCTGAGAAGATATGTGGGGCCGTGTATTTTCTGGCCCAAGGCTATGAAGATGCAGGGTCTATCTCATCAGTGTTGACACCGTATCTTGGTGAAATAATATCAGCTCTCCTTGCCACCGCTGATCGTTCTGATTCCAACAATTCCAGGCTTTGTGCTTCTGCATATGAAACACTAAATGAGATTGTCAGATGCAGCCATATCTCAGAGAACTTGAACATGATCGTGCAGTTATTACAAGAGATCTTGAAGAGATTGAACCAGACTTTTGAGATTCAGATCACATCCTCTGACGACAAGGAAAAGCAAAGTGACCTTCAAGCCTTGCTCTGTGGTGTTGCTCAAGTAATCCTTCAAAAGTTCAGTAGCTGTCATGAAAAATCAGCAATTCTTCATTTTGCTGACCAAATGATGGTGTTATTTCTCCGAGTCTTTTCATGCAATAGTTCTAATGTGCATGAAGAAGCCATGCTTGCTATTGGTGCTCTTGCTTATGCTACTGGACCAGAATTTGTGAAATACATGCCAGAATTCCACAAGTACCTAGAAATGGGCTTACAAAATTTTGGGGCTTATCAAGTCTGTTGTGTTTCTGTGGGTGTGGTTGGTGACATCTGCCATGCCTTAGATGACAAGGTGCTCCCTTACTGTGATGGTATCATGTCCACTCTTCTCAAAGATCTCTCAAGCCCAGAGCTTCACCGTTCCGTCAAACCTCCAATACTGTCTTGCATAGGAGATATTGCTCTTACAATGGGCGAACATTTTGAGAAATATGTCCCATACACTATGCCTATGCTGCAAGGAGCTGCAGAGCTTTGCTTTCGCATGGACGCTCCGGATGATGATAGCATAGAGTATCAAAATGAGCTCAGCCGAAGCATTTTTGAGGCCTACTCAGGCATACTTCAGGGCTTCAAGAATTCAAAGTCAGAGCTAATGGTGCCTTATGCTGGAAATATTTTCCAATTCGTTGAATTGGTCTTGAAAGACAACCTTTTAAG GAATGAGAGTGTGACCAAAGCTGGGGTTGCCATGGTTGGGGACCTAGCAGACGCATTAGGGCCCAACATAAAATTGCTGTTCAAGGACTCCAAATTCCACTCGGAGCTCCTCGGCCAATGTTGCCAGTCTGATGATGAACAGCTAAGGGAAACTGCATCCTGGGTCCAGGGGGTGATCACACGCGTCCTGGTTTCATGA
- the LOC4332527 gene encoding ethylene-overproduction protein 1 translates to MTNNFLTTIRSLKLIEGCKAAQIYAFSSAGGASTSGSGDGAGKPLPPPQPRSLSVRSASVCYPHAPSTSGAFVADSPLPCGLPVAAALEPALDACLRPVDHVKALAASFRRMSSAEAEGDDLCDVFLEQHALFHALGDARLLRRALRAARVHATDPHRRVVLAAWLRYERREDEFDPMPPPLAPCTPTTPLLECPRAAVFAGESPGVDPICPCRRPPPPPPTPPSSRFRRNTSSIDQMVEDDGDVETNDLWFVIGEEEVACERSCIAALSKPLNTLLYGGFAEAQRDRIDFTRDGITPCGMRAVSAYSRHGRLDDFSTDTILELLAFSNKFCCEGLKSACDNKLATMVSGVEDALSLVDLGLEEAAHLLVAACLQAFLRELPKSLSNPDVARLLCSPDGRERLDIAGNASFALYYFLSSVAMEEDIRSNTTVMLLERLCESAERPWQKQLALHQFGCVMLERGEFKDAQGWFEDAIAEGHTYSLAGVARSKFKRGHKYSAYKMMNSIMEDYEPAGWMYQERSLYCVGKEKMADLHIATELDPTLTFPYKYRAVVFLEEDMVESAVAEISKVLGFKLVTDCLELRAWFYLALEEYEAAVRDIRAILTLDPSYMMFHGKVHGEQLIEILRGYVQQWDMADCWMQLYDRWSEVDDIGSLAVVQQMLTREPGNSSLRFRQSLLLLRLNCQKAAMRSLRFARNCSAHEHERLVYEGWILYDTGHRDEALAKAEQSIKIQRSFEAFFLKAYALGDSSLDTESSLSVVQLLEHANSCASDNLRKGQAYNNMGSIYVDCDLLDEAAECYNIALNIKHTRAHQGLARVHYLKNRKKAAYGEMSELIKVAKDSASAYEKRSEYGERDEARSDLNMATLLDPTRTYPYRYRAAVLMDESKEDEAIGELSQAIAFRADLQLLHLRAAFFDSMGDNANTLRDCEAALCLDPTHGDTLELYRKASTKAEPQS, encoded by the exons ATGACGAACAACTTCCTGACGACGATACGGAGCCTGAAGCTGATCGAGGGGTGCAAGGCGGCGCAAATCTACGCGTTCAGCTCGGCGGGGGGCGCGTCCACGTCGGGCTCCGGGGATGGGGCGGggaagccgctgccgccgccccagCCGCGGAGCTTGTCCGTGCGCTCCGCGTCGGTCTGCTACCCGCACGCGCCCTCCACGTCGGGGGCGTTCGTGGCCGACTCGCCCCTGCCATGCGGGCtgcccgtggcggcggcgctcgagcCGGCGCTGGACGCGTGCCTGCGCCCCGTCGACCACGTCAAGGCGCTTGCCGCGTCGTTCCGGAGGATGTCGTCGGCCGAGGCGGAGGGCGACGACCTCTGCGACGTGTTCCTGGAGCAGCACGCGCTGTTCCACGCGCTCGGGGACGCCCGGCTGCTGCGCCGGGCGCTGCGGGCCGCGCGCGTCCACGCCACCGACCCGcaccgccgcgtcgtcctcgccgcctgGCTCAGGTACGAGCGCCGGGAGGACGAGTTCGACCCGATGCCCCCGCCGCTCGCGCCCTGCACCCCGACCACCCCGCTCCTCGAATGCCCCCGCGCCGCGGTCTTCGCCGGTGAGTCCCCTGGCGTCGACCCCATCTgcccgtgccgccgcccgcctcctcctccccccacccctCCCTCATCCCGCTTCAGGCGTAACACATCAAGCATCGACCAGATggtcgaggacgacggcgacgtggaGACCAATGACCTGTGGTTCGTcatcggcgaggaggaggtggcgtgCGAGCGCTCGTGCATCGCCGCTCTCTCCAAGCCGCTCAACACACTGCTGTACGGCGGGTTCGCCGAGGCGCAGCGCGACCGCATTGACTTCACCCGCGACGGCATCACGCCGTGCGGCATGCGCGCCGTCTCCGCCTACAGCCGGCACGGCCGCCTCGACGACTTCTCGACCGACAccatcctcgagctcctcgcctTCTCGAACAAGTTCTGCTGCGAGGGCCTCAAGTCCGCCTGCGACAACAAGCTGGCCACCATGGTGAGCGGCGTGGAGGACGCACTCTCCCTCGTCGACCTCGGCCTCGAGGAAGCCGCccacctcctcgtcgccgcctgccTCCAGGCCTTCCTCCGGGAGCTCCCCAAGTCGCTCTCCAACCCCGACGTCGCGCGCCTGCTCTGCAGCCCAGATGGCAGGGAGCGCCTCGACATCGCCGGGAACGCGTCGTTCGCGCTCTACTACTTCCTCTCGTCCGTTGCCATGGAGGAGGACATCAGGTCGAACACCACGGTGATGCTGCTGGAGAGGCTATGTGAATCTGCGGAGCGACCATGGCAGAAGCAGCTGGCATTGCACCAATTCGGGTGTGTGATGCTGGAGCGGGGTGAATTCAAGGACGCGCAGGGGTGGTTCGAGGATGCCATTGCCGAGGGCCACACGTACTCGCTcgccggcgtggcgcgctcCAAGTTCAAGCGTGGCCACAAGTACTCGGCATACAAGATGATGAACAGCATCATGGAGGACTACGAGCCGGCCGGGTGGATGTACCAAGAACGTTCACTGTACTGTGTTGGGAAGGAGAAGATGGCTGATCTCCATATAGCAACAGAGCTCGACCCAACCCTGACATTCCCATACAAGTACCGTGCCGTTGTGTTCTTAGAGGAGGACATGGTTGAGTCTGCTGTCGCAGAGATCAGCAAGGTCCTTGGATTCAAGCTGGTGACTGACTGCCTTGAGCTCCGGGCATGGTTCTACCTTGCACTTGAGGAGTATGAGGCTGCAGTGCGGGATATCAGGGCGATATTGACGTTGGATCCTAGTTACATGATGTTTCATGGAAAAGTGCATGGAGAACAGCTGATCGAGATCCTCCGAGGGTATGTGCAGCAATGGGATATGGCGGATTGCTGGATGCAGCTCTATGACCGGTGGTCAGAGGTGGATGACATCGGCTCTCTGGCTGTCGTTCAGCAGATGCTCACCAGGGAACCTGGGAACAGTAGCTTGCGGTTCCGACAATCACTGCTCCTATTAAG ACTAAATTGTCAAAAGGCTGCGATGCGTAGTTTGAGATTTGCACGAAATTGTTCGGCTCATGAGCATGAGAGACTTGTATACGAAGGATGGATTTTGTACGATACTGGACACCGTGATGAAGCACTTGCCAAGGCTGAACAATCGATTAAAATCCAAAGATCATTTGAAGCCTTTTTTCTGAAGGCATATGCTCTAGGGGATTCCAGCCTTGACACAGAATCTTCACTCTCTGTTGTTCAACTTCTAGAACATGCTAATAGTTGTGCATCTGACAATCTTCGCAAGGGACAA GCATATAACAATATGGGGAGCATATATGTGGATTGTGATTTGCTAGATGAGGCAGCTGAATGTTACAACATAGCATTGAATATAAAGCATACACGGGCGCATCAGGGTCTGGCACGGGTCCATTACctgaaaaataggaaaaaggcTGCGTATGGAGAGATGTCTGAACTAATAAAGGTAGCTAAAGACAGTGCATCGGCATATGAAAAACGGTCGGAATATGGTGAAAGAGATGAAGCAAGAAGTGATCTCAATATGGCAACACTTTTGGATCCTACAAGGACTTACCCTTACAGATACAGAGCAGCTG TTCTGATGGACGAAAGCAAGGAAGACGAGGCGATCGGAGAGCTCTCACAAGCAATAGCTTTCAGGGCAGACCTCCAGCTGCTCCATCTCCGGGCAGCATTCTTCGACTCCATGGGCGACAACGCCAACACCCTGCGGGACTGCGAGGCTGCCCTTTGCCTGGACCCGACACACGGTGACACCCTGGAGCTGTACAGAAAAGCTTCTACAAAAGCCGAACCACAAAGCTAG